A single window of Micrococcaceae bacterium Sec5.1 DNA harbors:
- a CDS encoding DUF1801 domain-containing protein, which translates to MGTVTEYLENVSEGNREILERIVAIARELAPDAEEGTSYGMPALLVDGKGFVSVIETKKHLALYPFSGQILPEMSEELGGYSWSPGTLRFSADNPVPDSMVRRILETRLAAIRK; encoded by the coding sequence ATGGGAACCGTCACCGAATATCTGGAAAACGTCAGCGAGGGCAATCGCGAAATCCTGGAGCGGATAGTTGCGATCGCGCGTGAACTTGCCCCGGACGCCGAGGAAGGCACCAGCTACGGCATGCCTGCTTTGCTGGTGGACGGCAAGGGCTTCGTAAGTGTGATCGAAACCAAGAAGCACCTTGCCCTGTACCCGTTTAGCGGGCAGATCCTGCCTGAGATGTCCGAGGAGCTGGGCGGCTACTCGTGGTCGCCGGGGACGTTGCGGTTCTCTGCGGACAACCCGGTGCCGGACTCCATGGTTCGGAGGATTCTGGAGACGAGGCTGGCTGCGATCCGTAAGTAG
- a CDS encoding alpha/beta fold hydrolase, translating into MAKPTVKAVLLSPQRELGTKPLLVVGPSLGTSTVLWAETATLLGDEYDVIGWDLPGHGISPAATEGFDIAELADAVVDLVDFVSPGAKFHYAGVSLGGATGLQLGIKHGDRLRSLSVQCSGAKLGTPEGWLERAETVRKLGTPVMIQGSAERWFAAGFMDRQPDISSRLLHSLRDADRFSYSFCCEALAGFDVREQLGSITVPTQAIAGVEDSVAPPSLAEAVVSGITAGGGTAQAVALDGVAHLAPAEAPAVVAGLMRDFMKENGR; encoded by the coding sequence GTGGCTAAGCCAACCGTCAAGGCCGTTCTGCTCTCCCCGCAGCGCGAACTGGGAACCAAGCCGCTCCTTGTGGTGGGTCCGTCGCTGGGTACGTCCACTGTGCTCTGGGCGGAAACCGCGACCCTCCTTGGAGACGAGTACGACGTCATCGGTTGGGACCTCCCCGGCCACGGCATCTCGCCAGCCGCCACCGAAGGTTTCGATATCGCGGAACTGGCGGACGCGGTCGTCGATCTCGTCGACTTTGTGAGTCCGGGCGCGAAGTTCCACTACGCGGGCGTCTCGCTGGGTGGGGCCACCGGCTTGCAGCTCGGCATCAAGCACGGCGACCGTCTCCGCAGCCTGTCTGTCCAGTGCAGCGGCGCCAAACTCGGCACGCCCGAGGGCTGGCTGGAGCGCGCCGAAACTGTGCGCAAACTGGGTACGCCCGTGATGATTCAGGGCTCCGCCGAACGCTGGTTTGCCGCTGGCTTCATGGACCGACAGCCGGACATAAGCAGCCGCCTCCTGCACTCACTCCGCGACGCCGACCGCTTCAGCTACTCGTTCTGCTGTGAAGCCCTCGCCGGATTCGACGTCCGCGAGCAGCTCGGAAGCATCACCGTTCCCACCCAGGCGATTGCCGGCGTCGAGGACTCTGTGGCGCCGCCGTCACTGGCCGAAGCTGTTGTTTCCGGTATCACCGCGGGCGGCGGTACCGCTCAGGCGGTGGCGCTCGACGGCGTCGCGCACCTCGCGCCAGCGGAGGCGCCTGCAGTTGTGGCCGGGTTGATGCGCGACTTTATGAAGGAGAACGGACGATGA
- a CDS encoding adenylosuccinate lyase family protein, with amino-acid sequence MTDGDFGLLSPVSASRAVAALTGDRAVIAAILDVEAAWAVVLEEAGLVPAGSGPVVAEAANPGSYDVAAIAERAQGGGNPVIPLLGDLRARVKSVDSFAVTAVHTSLTSQDVLDSALMLLASRTISALLADVKRTTTALAILAGQHADTLCVGRSLTQHALPYTFGLKAAQWFHGVAAAAAQLESLELPIQFGGAGGTLASATKLTASSRTTPFDLADSLASKLGLATAPAPWHTNRLAVTSLGDGLAALIDSFGKIAADLLFLSRPEVAELGEPLAAGRGVSSAMPQKQNPVLSVLIRSAALQAPGLASQLHLAAATFNDERPDGAWHSEWPALRQLLALALGAAGHLRELTEGLRVFPEAMRRNLEISGPLLLSEGVMAAVVPLLGPDGKQKLQNVVDETLKAPAAEQSRIYTKLLREAVPADKLSDTQLEALLDPASYLGEAAEITRRILAAYPDYARSAASDSPTTKGATRG; translated from the coding sequence ATGACCGACGGCGACTTCGGCCTCCTAAGCCCGGTCTCGGCGTCGCGCGCTGTGGCGGCGCTGACGGGCGACCGTGCCGTGATCGCGGCGATCCTCGACGTCGAAGCCGCCTGGGCGGTTGTCCTCGAGGAGGCGGGACTCGTTCCTGCAGGATCCGGCCCAGTTGTGGCCGAAGCCGCCAATCCCGGTTCTTATGATGTTGCCGCAATCGCGGAACGCGCCCAAGGCGGGGGCAACCCGGTGATTCCGCTGCTTGGTGATTTGCGCGCCCGGGTGAAGTCCGTGGACTCTTTTGCGGTAACCGCTGTGCACACCTCCCTGACCAGCCAGGACGTCCTCGACTCCGCCCTCATGCTGCTCGCCAGCCGCACCATTTCCGCACTGCTGGCCGACGTGAAACGCACGACGACGGCGCTCGCCATCTTGGCGGGGCAGCACGCGGACACACTGTGCGTGGGCAGGAGCCTGACGCAGCATGCGCTTCCGTACACGTTCGGGCTCAAGGCTGCGCAGTGGTTCCACGGTGTGGCGGCTGCGGCTGCGCAGTTGGAATCCCTTGAGCTGCCCATCCAGTTTGGCGGGGCTGGCGGGACTTTGGCGTCGGCAACCAAACTGACTGCTTCCTCGCGGACCACCCCCTTTGATCTGGCCGACTCTTTGGCCTCAAAGCTTGGCCTCGCTACGGCTCCTGCTCCTTGGCACACCAACCGACTGGCCGTCACGTCCCTGGGCGATGGACTTGCTGCCCTGATTGATTCCTTCGGCAAAATCGCCGCGGACCTGCTGTTTTTGAGCCGGCCGGAAGTTGCCGAGCTTGGTGAACCTTTGGCTGCCGGACGCGGGGTTTCCTCGGCCATGCCGCAGAAGCAGAACCCGGTGTTGTCCGTGTTGATTCGCAGCGCGGCGTTGCAGGCACCCGGCCTCGCGTCGCAACTGCATCTCGCGGCGGCCACCTTCAACGATGAGCGCCCGGACGGTGCCTGGCACAGTGAATGGCCGGCCCTGCGCCAGCTGCTCGCGCTAGCCCTTGGTGCCGCTGGACATCTCCGTGAACTCACGGAAGGCCTTCGTGTCTTCCCGGAAGCGATGCGCCGGAACCTCGAAATTTCGGGGCCGCTGCTGCTCAGCGAAGGTGTGATGGCCGCCGTCGTGCCTCTCCTGGGCCCGGACGGAAAACAGAAGCTACAGAACGTCGTCGATGAGACTCTCAAAGCGCCGGCCGCGGAACAGTCCCGGATCTACACAAAGCTGCTCCGCGAGGCTGTCCCTGCGGACAAGCTTTCTGACACGCAGCTCGAGGCATTGCTTGACCCCGCGAGCTACCTCGGAGAGGCCGCCGAGATCACGCGCCGGATCCTTGCCGCCTATCCGGACTATGCAAGGTCTGCCGCCTCCGACTCACCGACAACGAAGGGAGCCACCCGTGGCTAA
- a CDS encoding TIM barrel protein, with translation MRTGIATVCLSGTLKEKMQACAIAGFDGIEIFEQDLVTSPLSPEDVRKMAADLGLGLDLYQPFRDFDGVTPDLLKANLRRAEAKFNLMERLGMDTILVCSNVATATIDDDELRASQLAELAELAGDHGVKVAYEALAWGKYVNDYEHAYRLVEMVDHPNLGTCLDSFHILSRDWDTAPIEKITAEKIFFVQVADAPKLSMDVLSWSRHYRVFPGEGQFELAKFMGHVVRAGYTGPVSLEVFNDVFRQSDVERTAVDAMRSLIWLEEQSAKWLESTSADSAAGNGSASRRRYPMELATLPKVNEPAGFNFAEVKADDTAQLEKLLGQLGFEFEGRHRTKDVQLWTMGQARVIINEQAAQHAEPAIAALGFDVDSPVIASARAQQLKAPVVARKVQADEEVFQGISAPDSTEIFLCQGSPDGTAAWTHEFGEGLEHVSNVQNAVIDHVNLAQPWQHFDEAVLFYTSALALEPQPFAEVPSPSGLVRSQVMETSNGSVRLVLNLAPAQQTQTARKTYQEHIAFAVDDLVGAARAARDRGLEFLQIPANYYEDLDARFDLEPEFLATLKELNLLYDRDANGEFLHFYTATVGSVFFEMVERRGNYDGYGAPNAPVRHAVQYDSLHRI, from the coding sequence ATGCGAACCGGAATCGCTACCGTCTGCCTCTCCGGAACACTGAAAGAGAAGATGCAGGCCTGCGCAATCGCGGGGTTTGACGGCATCGAAATCTTCGAGCAGGACCTCGTCACCTCGCCGCTCAGCCCCGAAGATGTGCGAAAAATGGCCGCCGATCTCGGCTTGGGTCTGGACCTGTACCAGCCGTTCCGCGATTTCGACGGCGTCACTCCGGACCTGCTCAAAGCCAACCTTCGCAGGGCCGAGGCGAAGTTCAACCTGATGGAACGCCTGGGCATGGACACCATCCTGGTCTGCTCCAACGTGGCGACGGCAACCATTGATGACGACGAACTTCGTGCCTCCCAACTGGCAGAGCTTGCTGAACTGGCGGGGGACCACGGCGTCAAAGTTGCCTACGAAGCATTGGCCTGGGGGAAGTACGTCAACGATTACGAGCACGCGTATCGCTTGGTCGAGATGGTTGACCACCCCAACCTCGGCACGTGCCTGGACTCCTTCCACATCCTCTCCCGCGACTGGGACACTGCGCCGATCGAGAAGATCACCGCGGAGAAGATCTTCTTCGTCCAGGTTGCCGACGCACCCAAGCTCTCGATGGATGTGCTGTCCTGGAGCCGCCACTACCGCGTTTTCCCTGGCGAGGGTCAGTTCGAGCTTGCCAAGTTCATGGGCCACGTGGTCCGCGCCGGCTATACAGGTCCGGTTTCGCTGGAAGTTTTCAACGATGTCTTCCGCCAGTCCGACGTCGAACGGACGGCCGTGGACGCCATGCGTTCCCTGATCTGGCTGGAGGAGCAGAGCGCCAAGTGGCTCGAAAGCACCTCCGCGGATTCCGCCGCCGGGAACGGAAGCGCCTCCCGGCGTCGTTATCCCATGGAACTGGCCACCTTGCCAAAGGTGAACGAGCCAGCCGGCTTCAACTTCGCAGAGGTCAAGGCCGACGACACCGCCCAGCTTGAGAAACTCCTCGGCCAGCTTGGCTTCGAGTTCGAGGGCCGCCACCGCACTAAGGACGTCCAGCTCTGGACCATGGGCCAGGCGCGCGTAATCATCAACGAGCAAGCAGCACAGCACGCCGAACCGGCTATTGCCGCCCTAGGTTTCGACGTCGACTCTCCAGTGATTGCCTCCGCTCGCGCCCAACAACTCAAGGCGCCAGTCGTGGCACGCAAGGTCCAGGCTGACGAGGAAGTGTTCCAAGGCATCTCCGCCCCGGACTCCACCGAAATCTTCCTGTGCCAGGGCAGCCCGGACGGGACCGCCGCCTGGACGCACGAGTTTGGCGAGGGGCTGGAACACGTTTCCAACGTGCAAAACGCAGTGATTGACCACGTAAATCTGGCCCAGCCGTGGCAGCACTTCGACGAAGCCGTCCTGTTCTACACCAGCGCCCTGGCCCTTGAGCCGCAGCCATTCGCTGAGGTTCCGAGCCCCAGCGGCCTGGTGCGCTCACAGGTCATGGAGACCTCGAACGGCTCAGTCAGGCTGGTGCTGAACCTGGCACCGGCACAGCAGACGCAGACTGCCCGCAAAACGTACCAGGAACACATCGCGTTCGCCGTGGACGACCTCGTGGGTGCAGCCCGGGCGGCCCGCGATCGGGGCCTCGAGTTCCTGCAGATCCCCGCCAACTATTACGAAGACTTGGACGCGCGGTTCGATCTTGAACCGGAATTCCTGGCCACCCTCAAGGAGCTCAATCTCCTGTACGACCGCGACGCCAACGGAGAATTCCTCCACTTCTACACCGCCACGGTTGGCAGCGTTTTCTTCGAAATGGTGGAACGCCGCGGCAACTACGACGGCTACGGAGCGCCCAACGCGCCGGTGCGCCACGCCGTCCAATACGACTCGCTGCACCGCATCTAG
- a CDS encoding 3-oxoacid CoA-transferase subunit B: MSTATSIQTSEKPLGRDELAQLVARDIAPGSFVNLGIGQPTLVSNYLTEEQNITLHTENGMLGMGPAAEGDEIDGDLINAGKIPVTELPGASYFHHADSFAIMRGGHLDICVLGAFQVSATGDLANWHTGAPDAIPAVGGAMDLATGAKDVFVMMTLLTREGASKLVEQCTYPLTGVGCVTRVYTDKAVFLTGPDGVTVRETFGCTFEEIQELVPLPLKPGA, translated from the coding sequence ATGAGCACTGCGACAAGTATCCAGACGTCCGAGAAGCCGTTGGGTCGCGACGAACTCGCCCAGTTGGTGGCACGCGACATCGCACCGGGTTCCTTTGTGAACCTGGGCATCGGCCAGCCAACGCTCGTGTCCAACTACCTCACCGAAGAACAGAACATCACGCTCCACACGGAGAACGGGATGCTCGGGATGGGTCCCGCGGCTGAAGGCGACGAGATCGACGGTGACTTGATCAACGCTGGCAAGATCCCCGTCACCGAGCTGCCTGGAGCATCGTACTTCCACCACGCCGACTCCTTCGCGATCATGCGCGGCGGTCACTTGGACATCTGCGTCCTCGGCGCCTTCCAGGTCTCCGCCACAGGCGACCTCGCCAACTGGCACACCGGAGCCCCGGACGCGATCCCCGCCGTCGGTGGCGCGATGGACCTGGCCACCGGTGCTAAGGACGTGTTCGTGATGATGACGCTCTTGACCCGCGAGGGAGCGTCCAAGCTCGTGGAACAGTGCACTTACCCGCTCACGGGCGTCGGCTGCGTCACCCGCGTGTACACGGACAAAGCTGTCTTCCTCACAGGGCCCGACGGCGTCACTGTGCGCGAGACGTTCGGCTGCACCTTCGAGGAAATCCAGGAGCTCGTTCCCCTGCCCCTGAAGCCCGGCGCCTAA
- a CDS encoding IclR family transcriptional regulator C-terminal domain-containing protein, with product MTDSAVTPQASDQYVQSLARGLAVIRAFDANNPVMTLSEVAARTDLTRATARRFLHTLVELGYVRTDGKTFALTAKVLQLGYSYLSALSLPQLAQPHLEQLSLKLGESTSAAVLDGPDIFYVARVATRRIMNVGITVGTRFPAYATSMGRVLLAGLPQAKLEAYLANVELKPITPRTVANAADLRAAVEQVRAQGWCLLDQELEIGLMSIAAPVWNHNNGDNVAAINVSLQAQAVAAEPDPDKYLESVRQEVVATANAISQDVSAKH from the coding sequence ATGACCGATTCCGCAGTTACCCCGCAGGCCAGCGACCAGTATGTTCAGTCGTTGGCCCGGGGGCTGGCCGTGATCCGGGCGTTCGACGCGAACAACCCGGTCATGACCCTCAGTGAGGTGGCAGCCCGCACTGACTTGACCCGCGCAACGGCACGCCGTTTTCTTCATACCCTTGTTGAGCTCGGCTACGTCCGCACGGACGGCAAGACCTTCGCCCTCACCGCCAAGGTGCTGCAGCTCGGCTATTCGTATCTTTCGGCGCTGTCCCTGCCTCAGCTGGCTCAGCCACATCTGGAGCAGTTGAGCCTAAAGCTGGGGGAGTCCACGTCGGCCGCAGTCCTGGATGGCCCGGACATCTTCTACGTTGCCCGCGTCGCTACTCGCCGAATCATGAACGTGGGTATCACGGTGGGCACCCGTTTCCCGGCATACGCCACCTCCATGGGCCGGGTGCTGCTCGCCGGTTTGCCACAGGCCAAGCTCGAGGCATACCTGGCCAACGTCGAACTCAAGCCCATCACGCCGCGAACCGTGGCCAACGCTGCAGACTTGAGGGCCGCCGTCGAGCAGGTGCGTGCGCAAGGCTGGTGCCTGCTGGACCAGGAGCTGGAAATCGGGCTGATGTCCATCGCGGCGCCGGTGTGGAACCACAACAACGGCGATAATGTTGCGGCGATCAACGTGTCCCTGCAGGCCCAGGCTGTCGCGGCGGAGCCGGACCCGGACAAGTATCTCGAGTCAGTGCGGCAGGAAGTCGTCGCCACAGCCAACGCTATATCGCAGGACGTGTCAGCAAAGCACTAG
- a CDS encoding 3-oxoacid CoA-transferase subunit A, whose product MLNFIDTVGEAVAGIKDGSTVMIGGFGNAGQPFELIDALMDCGAKDLTVVNNNAGQGDQGLALLIKEGRVRKMICSFPRQSDSWHFDAKFHAGEIELELVPQGNLAERIRAAGAGIGGFFTPTGYGTTLAEGKETRLLDGKWQVFETPIHADVALIKALKADGKGNLVYRKTARNFGPIMAAAARHTIVQVSEIVPTGSLDPENVVTPGIYVNSVVRVGSAGTKGKVA is encoded by the coding sequence ATGCTGAATTTCATTGACACTGTTGGCGAAGCAGTCGCTGGTATCAAGGACGGTTCCACGGTGATGATCGGCGGGTTCGGCAACGCCGGGCAGCCATTCGAATTGATCGACGCCCTGATGGACTGTGGCGCGAAGGACCTCACCGTGGTGAACAACAATGCCGGCCAGGGCGATCAGGGGCTAGCGTTGCTGATCAAGGAAGGCAGGGTCCGCAAGATGATCTGTTCCTTCCCTCGGCAGTCCGATTCCTGGCACTTCGATGCCAAGTTCCATGCGGGTGAGATCGAGCTGGAACTGGTTCCCCAGGGGAACCTGGCTGAGCGCATCCGTGCCGCCGGCGCTGGAATCGGCGGGTTCTTCACACCTACCGGCTACGGCACCACGTTGGCTGAGGGCAAGGAAACGCGCTTGTTGGACGGGAAGTGGCAGGTATTCGAAACGCCGATTCACGCCGATGTCGCACTGATCAAAGCACTCAAGGCGGACGGCAAGGGCAACCTCGTGTACCGCAAGACCGCCCGTAACTTCGGCCCCATCATGGCGGCCGCTGCCAGGCACACCATTGTGCAGGTCTCGGAGATCGTGCCCACCGGTTCGTTGGATCCGGAGAACGTGGTGACGCCGGGGATTTACGTCAACAGTGTGGTCCGGGTTGGTTCTGCCGGCACAAAAGGGAAGGTGGCTTGA
- the pcaC gene encoding 4-carboxymuconolactone decarboxylase: protein MTSLSPERNGAVQPSATGQDIYDAGMAVRREVLGDEHVDRANATMDSFTEDYQDMITRIAWGGIWTRPGLSRQMRSAVTLTALVAHGHWEELAMHIRAALNNGLSRDEIKEILLQTAIYCSVPSANSAFKTAQKVFAEIDAASPSPEPN from the coding sequence ATGACCTCTTTGTCTCCCGAGCGGAATGGTGCTGTTCAGCCGAGCGCCACCGGACAGGACATCTACGACGCCGGCATGGCGGTACGCCGCGAAGTGCTCGGCGATGAGCATGTGGACCGCGCGAACGCCACCATGGACTCCTTTACCGAGGACTATCAGGACATGATCACCAGGATCGCCTGGGGTGGCATCTGGACGCGGCCCGGTCTTAGCCGGCAAATGCGCTCCGCCGTCACCCTCACGGCACTCGTGGCGCACGGTCACTGGGAGGAGCTCGCCATGCACATCCGGGCGGCTCTCAACAACGGCCTGAGCAGGGACGAGATCAAGGAAATCCTGCTGCAGACCGCAATTTATTGCAGTGTTCCCTCGGCCAATTCGGCCTTCAAGACGGCGCAGAAAGTCTTCGCCGAGATCGACGCAGCTTCCCCATCCCCCGAACCCAACTAG
- the pcaH gene encoding protocatechuate 3,4-dioxygenase subunit beta: MPQEQTAEALESEELVPPAEPHAAHDSKKVETQADLSAEMKGIGDRYAEALKNGKAPETMPRLDYAPYRSSILRHPTKSLHHADPETIELFSPAFGHQDVHALESDLTIQHNGEPQGERIIVAGRVLDGDGRPVAGQLVEIWQANAAGRYIHKRDQHPAPLDPNFTGVGRCITGDDGSYSFTTIKPGAYPWKNHLNAWRPAHIHFSMFGSEFTQRIVTQMYFPGDQLFPLDPIYQSIVDQEARDRLVAEYDHELTSPEWALGYKWDIILTGSKRTWTENEAFGDAGDEE, translated from the coding sequence GTGCCACAAGAACAGACAGCAGAAGCGCTCGAATCCGAGGAACTCGTGCCTCCCGCTGAGCCGCACGCCGCCCATGATTCCAAGAAAGTGGAAACCCAGGCGGATCTCAGTGCTGAGATGAAGGGCATCGGGGACCGCTATGCGGAGGCACTCAAGAACGGCAAGGCGCCGGAGACCATGCCCCGGCTGGACTACGCTCCGTACCGCAGCAGCATCCTGCGCCACCCGACCAAGAGCCTGCACCACGCGGACCCGGAGACGATCGAGCTATTCTCGCCCGCGTTCGGCCACCAGGACGTGCACGCGCTGGAATCGGACCTGACCATCCAGCACAACGGTGAGCCGCAAGGTGAGCGCATCATCGTTGCTGGCCGCGTTCTTGATGGCGACGGCCGCCCGGTTGCGGGCCAGCTCGTGGAAATCTGGCAGGCCAACGCAGCCGGCCGCTACATCCACAAGCGCGACCAGCACCCCGCACCGCTGGACCCGAACTTCACCGGCGTCGGCCGCTGCATCACCGGTGACGACGGCTCATACAGCTTCACCACCATCAAACCCGGCGCGTACCCGTGGAAGAACCACCTGAACGCCTGGCGCCCGGCCCACATCCACTTCTCCATGTTCGGCTCGGAGTTCACGCAGCGCATCGTCACCCAGATGTACTTCCCGGGCGATCAGCTCTTCCCGCTGGACCCCATCTACCAGTCCATCGTGGACCAGGAGGCCCGCGACCGCCTGGTGGCTGAGTACGACCACGAGCTGACGAGCCCCGAATGGGCCCTTGGCTACAAGTGGGACATCATCCTGACCGGCTCCAAGCGGACTTGGACAGAGAACGAAGCATTCGGCGACGCCGGGGACGAGGAGTAA
- a CDS encoding thiolase family protein produces the protein MNQAYVYDAVRTPFGKFGSGLAAVRPDDLAAHVVRESVRRAPGLDVERIDEVVFGNANGAGEENRNVARMATLLAGLPVSIPGTTVNRLCGSSLDAAIIASRQINAGDADLMLVGGAESMSRAPWVLPKTSKPYPAGDMTLASTTLGWRLVNPAMNKDWTISLGEATERLREKYGITRERQDQFAADSHNLADSAWNDGFYDNLVAPVPGTDLVRDEGIRAGSTAEKLATLKTVFRAEGSGPDGGTVTAGNASPLNDGASAAWIGSEAASSILGLDPLARIAGRGAHGNDPQFFGFAPVEAANKALAKAGIGWDQVGAVELNEAFAAQSLACVDAWGIDPGIVNQHGGAIAMGHPLGASGTRLLGTLARSLQASGRRWGVAAICIGVGQGLAVVLENVTAGASA, from the coding sequence ATGAACCAGGCATACGTGTACGACGCCGTACGCACACCCTTTGGCAAGTTCGGCTCCGGTCTTGCTGCTGTCCGTCCCGATGACCTTGCTGCCCATGTGGTCCGCGAGTCCGTTCGCAGGGCTCCGGGGCTGGACGTTGAACGGATCGACGAGGTGGTCTTCGGCAACGCCAACGGCGCCGGCGAAGAAAACCGCAACGTGGCCCGGATGGCTACCCTGCTGGCAGGCTTGCCCGTGTCGATTCCCGGGACAACGGTCAATCGTCTGTGCGGCTCCTCCCTGGACGCAGCGATCATCGCTTCGCGCCAGATCAACGCCGGCGACGCCGACCTGATGTTGGTGGGCGGTGCAGAGTCCATGTCGCGTGCACCTTGGGTGCTGCCGAAGACGTCCAAGCCTTACCCGGCCGGGGACATGACGCTGGCATCCACCACGCTCGGCTGGCGTCTGGTGAACCCGGCCATGAACAAGGACTGGACCATCTCACTGGGCGAAGCCACCGAACGGCTGCGCGAGAAGTATGGGATCACCCGTGAACGCCAGGACCAGTTCGCTGCTGATTCGCACAACCTGGCCGATTCCGCATGGAACGACGGCTTCTACGACAACCTGGTGGCACCAGTTCCGGGGACAGACTTGGTCCGGGACGAGGGCATCCGGGCCGGTTCCACCGCAGAGAAGCTCGCCACGCTGAAGACCGTGTTCCGTGCCGAGGGTTCAGGGCCCGACGGCGGCACGGTCACCGCCGGTAACGCCTCGCCTTTGAATGATGGAGCTTCGGCTGCGTGGATCGGTTCGGAGGCTGCTTCTTCCATCCTTGGTCTCGACCCTCTGGCCCGTATCGCCGGCCGCGGCGCCCATGGCAACGATCCCCAGTTCTTCGGGTTCGCCCCGGTGGAGGCGGCAAACAAGGCCCTCGCGAAGGCGGGCATCGGCTGGGACCAGGTTGGCGCCGTCGAACTTAATGAAGCCTTCGCCGCGCAGTCGCTGGCCTGCGTTGACGCGTGGGGGATCGACCCCGGAATCGTGAACCAGCATGGCGGGGCAATTGCGATGGGCCACCCACTGGGTGCCTCCGGCACCCGCCTCCTCGGCACGCTTGCCCGTTCCCTGCAGGCCTCCGGACGGCGCTGGGGTGTCGCGGCGATCTGCATCGGCGTGGGCCAAGGCCTGGCTGTGGTGCTCGAAAACGTCACTGCCGGCGCATCGGCTTAG
- the pcaG gene encoding protocatechuate 3,4-dioxygenase subunit alpha, which produces MSKLTPTPGQTVGPFYGYALPFNKDNELLAPGSPGSIRLQGTVYDGAGNTIPDAILEIWQPDSEGNIVQRTGSLVRNGYTFTGWGRGSVGNSGVYTFTTVNPGPTSPGSAPFISVAVFARGLMNRLFTRVYLPENEEALANDPLLSSLDPERRKTLIARRDPDGGLTWDIRLQGGDETVFLDFQQDGSLETSVNADSPASENRP; this is translated from the coding sequence ATGAGCAAGCTGACACCCACACCGGGCCAGACCGTCGGACCCTTCTACGGTTACGCCCTCCCGTTTAACAAGGACAACGAACTCCTCGCCCCGGGCAGCCCGGGAAGCATCCGCCTCCAAGGCACGGTCTACGACGGCGCCGGCAACACCATCCCGGACGCCATCCTTGAAATTTGGCAGCCGGACTCCGAGGGCAACATCGTCCAGCGCACCGGCTCCCTGGTCCGGAATGGCTACACCTTCACCGGCTGGGGCCGCGGCTCCGTGGGCAACTCCGGCGTTTACACGTTCACTACCGTCAACCCCGGACCCACCTCGCCGGGTTCGGCCCCGTTCATCTCCGTGGCGGTCTTTGCCCGCGGCCTCATGAACCGCCTTTTCACCCGCGTGTATCTTCCGGAAAATGAGGAAGCGCTGGCCAACGATCCGCTCCTTAGCTCCCTGGATCCCGAGCGTCGCAAGACCCTGATCGCCCGTCGCGACCCCGACGGCGGACTCACCTGGGACATCCGGCTGCAGGGCGGCGATGAGACCGTATTCCTGGATTTCCAGCAGGACGGTTCGCTGGAAACCAGCGTCAACGCGGACTCACCTGCAAGCGAAAACCGGCCATGA
- a CDS encoding RidA family protein, producing MSHKTINPESLPKPSGFAHGMLAGNTVFLGGQTALDKNMNIVPGGIVEQFTQAFSNVLTTLREAGGQPEDLVNVTIYLIDVDDYMANGREIGRIWREMAGTQYPAMAGIGVTRLWQKEALIEIQGIAVIPEG from the coding sequence ATGAGCCACAAAACAATCAACCCGGAGTCACTCCCCAAGCCATCCGGTTTTGCGCACGGCATGCTTGCCGGCAACACGGTGTTCCTGGGTGGACAGACTGCCTTGGACAAGAACATGAACATCGTTCCCGGCGGCATTGTGGAGCAGTTCACGCAAGCGTTCTCCAACGTGCTGACCACGTTGCGGGAAGCCGGTGGACAGCCGGAGGACCTCGTCAACGTCACCATCTACCTAATCGACGTAGACGACTACATGGCGAACGGCCGCGAGATCGGACGGATCTGGCGTGAAATGGCTGGCACTCAATACCCGGCCATGGCCGGCATCGGCGTGACCCGGCTGTGGCAGAAAGAGGCCCTGATCGAAATCCAGGGCATCGCAGTTATTCCTGAGGGCTAA